The genomic window TAGGTGGCGCTCAGCGTCGCCCAGCGGGTCCAGAGAAGTCCGGGAGCGGGCAGGTCGACGTTGCTCAGCATCCGTCCACTGTGCCAAATACTTCGCCGGTCGGCTGGCATCGCCCCTCTACGATGCGAACGTCTTCGATCAAAGGGGGAGATGAATGCCGTTTAAACGATCGCGTTTCCTGGCCGCCGGTGTGCTGAGTGCCGCCGTCGCCATCGCCGGGGCCGTCGCGGTGCCGTCGAGCGCCCAGGCGGCTGGGAAGCCGGCGACGACCAGCGCGGCCGAGCGCCGCCGTCTGGACAAGCTGCCGACGCCGAAGCTCGGCTGGTACAAGTGCTACCAGACCGCCGAGTGCGCGACGGTGAAGGTTCCGCTCGACTACGACAAACCGAAGGGCGCGAAAACCGAGATCGCGATCCTCCGGGTCAAGGCGAAGAACCAGAAGACCAAGATCGGCAGTCTGTTCGTCAACCCGGGTGGCCCCGGTGGTTCGGCCACGATGATGGCGCTGGACGCTCCGCTGTTCCTCAGCGACTCGGTGCTGGCGCGTTTCGACGTCGTCGGCGTCGACCCGCGGGGCATCGGCAGCAGCGCCAACATCAAGTGCTTCAAGTCGGTCAAGGACCAGACCGCGGTCTTCAACAAGATGAACGTGGCGTTCCCGCTCGGCAAGAAGCAGGAGCAGCGCTACATCAGCGGCGCGAAGTCGTTCGGCAAGTCCTGCTCGTCCACCGGCAAGACGCTCGCCGGCGCGATGTCCACGTCCGAGGTGGCCCGTGACATGGAGCTGATGCGCCGTGCCGTCGGTGACAAGAAGCTGACCTACCTGGGCTTCAGCTACGGCACCGCCCTCGGCCAGTACTACGCCAACCTGTTCCCGGACCGTTTCCGGGCCATCGCCATCGACGGCAACATCGACCCGCGGCAGTGGGCCGGTACCGGCAGCAGTGGCAGCAAGATCCTGGACGCGCGGATGAAGTCGGCCAACGGTGCCACCAAGGCTCTGTGGGAGATCCTGAAGCGCTGCGACGCCGCCGGCGAGCAGTACTGTTCGTTCGCGGCCGGCAACCCGGTCACCAACTTCAAGAAGGTGGCCGCGAAACTGCGGGCCAAGCCGCTGGTCGTCGAGGACGAGTACGGCAAGTTCACCATCACCTACGCGGACTTCGTGGGTGCGCTGCTGAGCGCCATGTACTCGCCGTACGCCGGTGAGTCGGTCACCGCGATCGCCGCCGAGGTCGCCGGGCTGCAGGCCGGTGGATCCGCGGCGGCATCCGCGAAGGTGTCG from Actinoplanes derwentensis includes these protein-coding regions:
- a CDS encoding alpha/beta hydrolase; translated protein: MPFKRSRFLAAGVLSAAVAIAGAVAVPSSAQAAGKPATTSAAERRRLDKLPTPKLGWYKCYQTAECATVKVPLDYDKPKGAKTEIAILRVKAKNQKTKIGSLFVNPGGPGGSATMMALDAPLFLSDSVLARFDVVGVDPRGIGSSANIKCFKSVKDQTAVFNKMNVAFPLGKKQEQRYISGAKSFGKSCSSTGKTLAGAMSTSEVARDMELMRRAVGDKKLTYLGFSYGTALGQYYANLFPDRFRAIAIDGNIDPRQWAGTGSSGSKILDARMKSANGATKALWEILKRCDAAGEQYCSFAAGNPVTNFKKVAAKLRAKPLVVEDEYGKFTITYADFVGALLSAMYSPYAGESVTAIAAEVAGLQAGGSAAASAKVSLRKRYLTAQKNGYDFPYDNSFEAQSAVICTDGKHPKNATGWPVYTAARDLNAPYFGRLWGWLSVQCASSTWTVKDEDAYRGPFNKRTKAPVLIVGNYWDPATNYAASVSSSKLLPNSRLLTSNNWGHTAYGTGACATNAIDRYLLTGKVPAKGTKCAADHQPFTVALSSGEGPEPGDDLSTMSAATPGKKLPPVVAPQPVSVLTGTR